Genomic DNA from Xiphophorus couchianus chromosome 12, X_couchianus-1.0, whole genome shotgun sequence:
CAAGCATGAGATAACATCAATATTTATAGCTGGGGTCTGATGACATTATTTGTCATCCAGCTACAGTATGATTCCCAATCCCTCAATGCTTTTTAAACAGATTGCAGTGGCAATGTGAGGGCAAACAAATGGCAGCAGGCCAGGTGATGACCCTGCAGTGATGGATGAGACGATGGGTAACCAGTCTGACGCAGCTGCCAGCATCACAGGAGATAATTTGTTGGAGCTTCAACACAACCAGCAAAGAGAATGGTACTAGCTGACAATGCTGTCATAACATTTGCTTTGAACAGAGATGTTCCATGGATTTTTAGATAATTGTTGCATTTTGGAGGGTGATTTTACCTTCTCTTGTTTCATTACACATTTTTAACCACTGAAGAAAGAGAAAGTAATTCACTTTATATTATCAAAAATCTgagtagttaaaaaaaaataaaagctctctTCTAAAATAGCCCTTATCGATATTAGTTTTAATTAAGGGGAttgatgaatatttgtttttgtgtgaaatacCGTAActaagctgattttttttcccttttttgcttCAACCAAATTGTATTTGCAATTTTTAACAAAGCTAGAACTGGTTAgtgataatatttaataataaattaagtaaTTGTAAATGCTGcagtcaaaatttaaaataaaagctgtatttttttactgaatacTTCATAAtctcattctttctttctttgtctttttatcttttttcatctttttccccccacattgttgtgtattttaaaacaggtttcaaataaaaatatgtttaacaaAAGTTATCATTGCTACCTTTCTCTTAATATTGACAGATTAAAAAAGCTCAATCGCTTAAAGTATGACAACATGTCATTGGCTTTATTTTTCAATgaagaacaaaactgaaatatttctgtatttatttatttgcttgttcTTTTTGTTCACATTGACCAAATCTACTGTAGATTTCCTTAAATTTGAGCTTTGTCAAATGGTTTCCTTTCAAATTGTTTCTGATCTCTGACTTAAGACAGAAACTGCCACTTCCATCAGATGTGTCTGAACATCAGATGAGAACCAGACACAGCAGTAACTGGAAATATGCCAAACAAGACTCAATGGACATTCAAAAGGAGTTCAAGGACATTCAGATCATCAGACTACTGATGATTAGAGAGTTTGACCACCTGCTACTATGTATCTCATATTTTAAACCAGTTAAAAATAGCACGTGATCCACACCAATGAAGGGAGATTGTGtcattaaatatgaaagaaatactacttaaatctaaaacatttgtaGTTTCAATATTCTACATACAAGTGAGACAGTTAATCTTCGCCAAACAGCTATTTTatctttatataaaacattaaaacaagttGACCCATCAGAGAATTCAGAATTAAAGGGTGTGTGTGCTGTTGTaatattgcaaaaagaaaacataccaCTTGATTTTTGTTAGAATTTTTTGAAAAGGATAGgtagaacaaaaacacatatcaagttgaaataaacaaacattttttatttaatcgtTGCTCTGAAGATTTTTATACAATACATAAAAATTGTTGACATGCAtgataatgtaatttattacattattataatgtaatttattattattattattattattattattattagtagtagtagtagtagtagtagtagtagtagtagtgagttttttttataacttaatgtctgtgaaagtgttttaaaaaaacaaatattcatggCTCAGTGATTTAAATCGTTTgaacatataaataaatgtaaataaactccTCTTTTCTAACACAGtccatgtattatttttccacctttttATAGAAGGACAAAACCAAACCACCTAGCGGGCATCGTGGGTGTATTCAAACTACATTTCCCACAGCACACCTTCCGTTCATTTCCCAAAGTCCTTTGCGTTGAGACAGACGCAAAACGGTCGCGATTAGCAGCAACAGAAGCAGTGTACTGAGACACGGAGTAAGCCAAACAACAATTATGCTGGGACAAGCTGTGAGGCGATTCGCTACATCTGCTGTTCGTTCTTCACACTATGCTGAAGGACCAGGGAAGGTTAGTTGATCTCCTAAGAGAAACCGCGTTGTTTCAAATGAGACTTGGCCCTGTCGATGTCCGAAGCCTGGCGTTAGCTAAGCTAGTGCTAACATAGAGGTCATGTTTAATTAGCAAGTATATGACAACGCTATTAAAGATAACATAAATAGTTTTTGATACAACTTGTTcacattaaacattatttaatttcaaatttataCCTAATGTGGTCTTTATACATTTAATACTGATAttctatgtatatatatatatacaacacAGGGCTAACAATgtcaagctaacagctagcaaaCTACTTCTAACACCGCCTTCTTAATGTATGACACATGCTTTGTtataacatttcatttgaaaagtgGGTGTAATTACAGGCAAATACGTTGATAAATTTCCAAAATTGATTGAATTTTCATCtgacttctttttcttctttttacttcCGGTAAACCGCTGTAACAGTTAAGGTCAAAGCCGTAGATAAATTGACAcgaaccaggaaaaaaaaatattgacacgaattgttctttttctgccaaatgtatatttttttaaagcataataGCTACAAAAATGTGTGCCTTGTTTGGAAATCCTATTTGTGGCCCACGTTTGACCGTTTTTGTGTAACAAATATAGGTAAAACTACAGAGCGCTAACGTTGACAGAGAAGAATAGAAAATCTTTATTGTCCCTCAGTGACGGAAATACAGATTAACTAGCTGCGCAGCGACGGGTAGGTCGAGGCATGCAGATGCACTCCATGGTAGATTTATAACAGAAAGTAAGAACAGCAGACTGTATAGGAAGTGTACATTTATTGCATAAGGAGAAAATAGTTTGCAGTTATTAATAATAGCTACTAATTATTGTTACTCTGATTAGAAGAAAAGTGCAACTGAAATCCAAATGGCATTAGTAGGTTAAAAAGCCAAAAGTATTATTAATCCTTGCAAGAGTGTGATGATTGAAGATGTCTTCtgcctttttactttttgaacatttttttttagtgaaatcAATACAAACATAGCTTCAAAGCATGTCTGTCTAATTTGGCTTCTCTCAAATTCTTATCTGTATTGCAGGCATCACAGAAAGACCCAGTCTTTGCATAACATTACAACCACATCATAGTGACCATTTatggtttttaatgtttacataGACAAGTTTATTCTCAATGATTAAAAGCAgcttattgaaaatatttattataaatgtaCTTCTCTTAAATCCTTAGTGTAGTAAGAACTtgtaaatggaaaaatgtgtaaaaaaaaaaaaaaaagtggtttccAGATATCATAAGAGCAGTTTACAAATAAGTACTTTGACCATAGACTGCAACTTGtctgggttttttcccccacagaaCCTACCCTTCTCTGTGGACAACAAGTGGCGTCTGCTGGGCATGATGGTCCTGTTCTTCGGCAGCGGCTTTACGTTCCCCTTCATCGTTGTCAGGCATCAGCTCCTGAAAAAGTGAAATGGCCCAATGTTGTTACTCTGCCTCCGAGGTAATTATGGCTGCCATTTTGATCCAGCATAtctgcttttattaaaatgtcaggATGATGTGGCATTTGCTGCAATATTGCTTGGTAAAGTGGGCACTGGCAGTCAGGCTTTTCCCTGCACCTCTTTAGCCTTTCACTGCATGGCATTTCTTAAATATATTACCATATGCTTGAATGCAATAGTAACAGATGTCAAGTGGCAGCAGTATTGTGCAGATCAGCTCCCACTTGGGCAAATTAATGTGACAGTTTATTATAAACGTCAGCGTGTATCAGGTGGAATCTGTTTTGAGGTGTTGTCACATTTATCTGCTCTGGTGTTTACTAAGAAATTGCTTTTCTGACATCAAGATGTATGCAAGTCATCTTATCACTTTGTGTCCCGTTTTTCCTGCAGGTTGTCAGCTGGAACACATTTATCCATCTGCGTTCAATCTATGCAGAAGAATGGGATTCAcctatttgtgtttgtaaataaaGTTACCTTAAATATGAATGTGTCTTTATTTCTCTCTTATAAGACATGTATATGTCATTACTTTGAAAAGGTTTAATCCATTGTTAAGTGGACCTAAGTCCCTTAACTACTGTGCTATTAGTAACCATACATATTATCTTAATAGTAAAATCTTTTGTGGATCAGGTCCAGAAAAATATATACTAATTGAGGGAAAATGTCGTACAGTGTTAACTGTAATGTGGGCTTGTATGAAGAAAATAGCAATGCTCCAGATACCTTGCAGATGATTTATTAAAGTGCAGCGTCTAAACATCACTCTTCAAGTAATCGTTTTAAAAGAGGATGAGGTGGCTCACCTGAAATTTGTGTGAAGGTCTGAGGACTCTGACAGGTATTATTTTTTTCGCTCCACAGTTAAGCGTGGATAACCTTTTTCAGTTCAATTAACCCTGTTCTTCTAGTTATAATTATCCAAGGGCAAAGTATTAAAACTGGGTGTTTGTGCCTGCTGAGTTGGTGTTGGTGCAGGGAAATAATACCTAAAGTCAGTTTTTAGCAATCAGCCAaggttagttttattttagactttgAAAGCaatttcttgctttgttttgtatGGTGTGTGGtgataagctaaaaaaaaaaacttttacagatGCATCTTAATTTGAACAGTTTAAATACAAATACTATGTTGACAAATTACTGTATAttagcaatttaaaaaatgaaactgatgtaaaatgttttgcattcagTGATGTCCCACAAAATCTCACTAATGTGGCTAGGGCTGGCCCTGGGTACATGCCCTCAATAAGTTTGTATGAATTACTGCATTAGTGGTGTGTGTTGTATGAAGGGAATCAGTCCATGACTGCCAAGATGTTGGAAGAAGCCTAGGTTGCTTTATTAGTAACCTTTGATGAATCTGCTCCTCTGCTTGATGAAACTAGATTTTTGGGTTTTAGGATCAGATGTCTGGCCAACTCGAGCAGACTGATGCCATGGTCGTTAAACCCGGTATTGATactttttgcagtgtaggtAGGTGCCAAGTCCCCCCAGAAAATGTTATTCTTATAGAGCCTTTCAGCAAAGTGAAGCAGGGAGTGCTCTGAAATTTCTTGGTAAGTGGCTGTGATGACTTTAGATTTGATCAAATACAAATCAGAGGATGGCTCAGCTTTCCAAATCATACTGAGGGTGCAGACTGCTCTTTACTTCAAGCAACTTGGATTCTATGCGTCTCCGTTCTTCCACACGGCTTCTGATTGAGGAGTGGCTTTACAGAAGACAACCAACAGAAGTAGTCCATGTACTGGGTTTGTGTGGTGAACTCTCATCTGCATAATTCATATCTGACATAAGTGTTTTGAAGAtgacagttaaggggttaacGGTCAGACTCCAGTCTCAGTCATCACTTTTGTCCTAGACTTTTGAATGGGTTTGCCTGCTGTTTATTGTGAACCTTTTTTCTAACtatactttttccttccactcagctTTCCGTTAAAATAACTGCATTCAGTCTTATAGAGTAGCTGACGTCTTTTGTGGCGTAGTTTTGTCTGAGgtctttaaatatgttaataacTTGGTTCTGGGCCGCTGTCATCAGTTTTCCCCATAATTATGTTGGtcataatatatttatatattgaaAGTCCAGTTTTATTGATCTGGAATTGAATGGAATTTGTAACTGAATATTAAGATGTCATTAGCTCTATGGCATAGTCatcaacattaaaagaaataagtgtttgaaatatatcactgtgttttatgaaaatacatgtt
This window encodes:
- the cox7c gene encoding cytochrome c oxidase subunit 7C, mitochondrial produces the protein MLGQAVRRFATSAVRSSHYAEGPGKNLPFSVDNKWRLLGMMVLFFGSGFTFPFIVVRHQLLKK